A stretch of the Flavobacterium aquiphilum genome encodes the following:
- a CDS encoding aspartate/glutamate racemase family protein, which yields MRTIGLIGGISWVSTVDYYKLINQGINDKLGGLNYSQCLIYSFNYADIKKNNDTNDWETTFKMVAKACNDLKSCGATGIVLCANTMHFIADRLEKEIGLPIIHIATATAVEIEKNGLKKIGLLGTKFTMELDFFKSKLSDKGIEAIIPNDEDREFVHTTIFEELGKGIVTNETQKRYLKIIDKLIENGAEGIILGCTEIPLVIQQSDVKVPTFDTALLHSKAAIEFQLDKK from the coding sequence ATGAGGACAATTGGACTTATTGGTGGAATTAGTTGGGTTTCGACAGTTGATTATTATAAACTGATTAACCAAGGAATTAACGATAAATTAGGTGGGCTTAACTATTCTCAATGTCTAATTTATTCTTTTAACTATGCCGACATAAAAAAGAATAATGATACAAACGATTGGGAAACGACTTTCAAAATGGTTGCAAAGGCTTGTAATGATTTAAAATCTTGCGGGGCGACAGGAATTGTTTTATGTGCTAATACAATGCATTTTATTGCAGACAGACTTGAAAAAGAAATTGGCTTGCCAATTATTCATATTGCAACCGCTACTGCAGTAGAAATTGAAAAGAACGGACTAAAAAAAATAGGGCTACTTGGGACAAAATTTACAATGGAACTAGACTTTTTTAAATCTAAATTATCGGACAAGGGAATTGAGGCTATTATTCCAAATGATGAAGACAGAGAGTTCGTTCATACGACAATTTTTGAAGAATTAGGAAAAGGAATTGTAACTAATGAAACCCAAAAAAGATATTTAAAAATAATTGACAAACTCATAGAAAATGGAGCAGAAGGAATTATACTTGGTTGTACTGAAATTCCGTTAGTTATTCAACAATCTGATGTAAAAGTGCCGACCTTTGACACAGCGTTATTACACTCGAAAGCAGCGATTGAATTTCAATTAGACAAAAAATAA
- a CDS encoding DinB family protein → MKATFKIWTKNRDLFLDFFEKYSLEQLNKIPVGFSNNLIWNIGHIIVCQQVLIYKSSGLKGYISDELLELYKPGTKPTEKTSENEIKDLKELLISLIEKTESDFYNGEFKVYNERTTSMGFHLGSLKESLEYNNYHEGLHLGFMMNIRKFI, encoded by the coding sequence ATGAAAGCCACTTTTAAAATTTGGACAAAAAATAGAGATTTATTTTTAGATTTTTTTGAGAAATATAGTTTAGAACAATTGAATAAAATACCTGTTGGATTTAGCAATAATTTGATTTGGAATATTGGGCATATTATAGTTTGTCAACAAGTATTAATTTATAAATCTTCAGGTTTGAAAGGATATATTTCAGATGAATTATTGGAACTTTATAAACCAGGAACAAAACCAACAGAAAAAACATCAGAAAATGAAATAAAAGATTTGAAAGAACTCTTAATTTCGCTAATTGAGAAAACAGAATCTGATTTTTATAACGGAGAATTTAAGGTTTATAATGAACGAACCACAAGTATGGGATTTCATTTAGGCTCATTAAAAGAATCATTAGAATATAATAATTATCACGAAGGATTGCATTTAGGATTTATGATGAATATTAGAAAATTTATCTGA
- a CDS encoding DNA-3-methyladenine glycosylase I encodes MSYCTAIETMQSEEKKALHKNYHDNYYGFPLHDDNELFCRLVMEINQAGLSWETILKKEASFREAYSNFDIKKVANYTEKDRERLLANAGIIRNRLKVNAAIENAKTILTLQEEFGSFEKWLEHHHPKTKEDWVKLFKKTFRFTGGEIVNEFLMSISYLHGAHSESCPVYKQILREKPMWMKK; translated from the coding sequence ATGAGTTATTGCACCGCTATAGAAACTATGCAGTCTGAAGAAAAGAAAGCATTGCATAAAAATTACCACGACAATTATTACGGCTTTCCGCTTCACGATGATAACGAGTTGTTCTGTCGTTTAGTAATGGAAATTAACCAGGCCGGACTAAGTTGGGAAACAATTCTGAAAAAAGAAGCATCCTTCAGGGAAGCGTACAGCAACTTCGATATAAAAAAAGTGGCGAACTACACCGAAAAGGACCGCGAACGACTTTTAGCAAATGCTGGAATTATAAGGAACCGATTGAAGGTAAATGCAGCCATTGAAAATGCAAAAACAATCTTGACTCTACAGGAAGAATTTGGTTCATTTGAAAAATGGCTGGAGCATCATCATCCTAAAACAAAGGAAGATTGGGTAAAATTATTTAAAAAGACTTTTCGTTTCACAGGCGGTGAGATTGTAAATGAATTTTTAATGAGTATTAGTTATTTACATGGGGCACATTCAGAAAGTTGCCCTGTCTATAAGCAAATACTCAGAGAAAAACCTATGTGGATGAAAAAGTAA
- a CDS encoding SDR family oxidoreductase — translation MNYQNELSGKIALVTGGTKGTGRAIAERLLQAGATVIITARNAPEKENSKLHFIASDLSKAEGTQKVINEVLSTYGRLDILVNNLGSSTTPAGGFTALSDKDWESTLQANLLAPVRLDRGFLPQMVDRKNGVIIHIASIQGILPLYDSTLPYAAAKAGLRNYSKSLSNEVSPKGVRVLTVSPRWINTGASKAWLAEIARNANSSVEEAKQGVMDALGGIPYGRPAEPEEVAELVGFLVSPRASYLSGTEYIIDGGTVPTI, via the coding sequence ATGAATTATCAAAACGAATTATCAGGCAAAATTGCCTTAGTAACAGGAGGTACAAAAGGAACCGGAAGAGCAATTGCAGAAAGACTGCTACAAGCTGGGGCAACGGTTATTATCACTGCAAGAAACGCACCGGAAAAAGAAAACAGTAAACTGCATTTCATTGCGTCCGACTTGAGTAAAGCAGAAGGAACGCAAAAAGTAATTAATGAAGTGCTTTCGACTTATGGAAGGCTTGATATTTTGGTGAACAATCTTGGTTCTTCAACAACACCTGCCGGCGGCTTTACTGCATTATCTGATAAAGATTGGGAATCGACCCTGCAGGCTAATTTGCTTGCTCCTGTTCGACTTGACAGGGGATTTTTACCACAAATGGTAGATCGAAAAAACGGAGTTATTATTCATATAGCTTCTATCCAAGGAATACTACCACTGTATGACTCTACTTTGCCTTATGCGGCTGCAAAAGCAGGATTGAGAAACTATAGTAAAAGCTTATCGAATGAAGTTTCACCTAAAGGGGTTCGGGTGCTAACTGTTTCTCCTAGATGGATCAATACAGGAGCATCGAAAGCTTGGCTGGCTGAGATTGCAAGAAACGCCAATAGTAGTGTAGAAGAAGCAAAACAAGGTGTAATGGATGCATTGGGTGGAATACCTTACGGCAGACCTGCTGAGCCGGAAGAAGTAGCTGAATTGGTCGGTTTTCTTGTTTCGCCGAGAGCCAGTTATTTATCAGGAACTGAATATATAATAGATGGCGGTACAGTACCAACAATTTAA
- a CDS encoding hydrolase: protein MSSITPIRDPKTDHLISPENSALILIDYQPLQVNSVRSMDHVELVRNIVTVSKLAKGFNIPTVLSTVNVESGINKPTIKHIKDVLTDLKEIDRTTVNSWEDKGFQDAVKALGRKKLIICALWTEVCLCFPALDLLKEGYEVYTIVDAVGGTSTIAHDTALRRMEQAGVQLSSVTQLACELQRDWNRLDTKPIFFDALKENGSFFVETLRW, encoded by the coding sequence ATGAGTAGCATTACACCTATTAGAGATCCGAAAACTGATCATTTAATTTCACCTGAAAATTCAGCACTTATCTTGATCGACTACCAGCCTTTACAAGTGAACTCTGTTCGTTCAATGGATCACGTAGAATTGGTAAGAAACATTGTAACCGTTTCAAAATTGGCGAAGGGATTTAATATACCAACAGTTCTTTCTACTGTAAATGTAGAATCTGGTATTAACAAACCGACTATCAAGCACATAAAAGACGTATTAACAGATCTTAAGGAAATAGATAGAACTACAGTAAATTCGTGGGAAGACAAAGGGTTTCAGGATGCCGTAAAAGCATTGGGCAGAAAGAAATTGATCATTTGTGCATTATGGACAGAAGTTTGTCTGTGTTTTCCTGCTTTAGACTTGCTAAAGGAAGGATATGAAGTTTATACTATTGTCGATGCAGTAGGAGGTACTTCTACCATTGCTCACGACACTGCCCTTCGTAGAATGGAACAAGCGGGTGTACAATTATCATCTGTTACCCAGCTAGCCTGTGAACTTCAAAGAGATTGGAATCGTTTAGATACAAAACCAATATTCTTTGACGCATTAAAGGAAAATGGTTCATTTTTTGTTGAAACTTTGCGATGGTAA
- a CDS encoding nuclear transport factor 2 family protein encodes MNLPKVLTDLIKAQNEFDAVTYANLFSETAIVFDEGKTHKGRLEIEGWIDHSNKNYKAVMKPLEYTENGTTSVLSAECSGTFPGSPITLKFHFDIVDEQIQHLKITD; translated from the coding sequence ATGAACTTACCAAAAGTATTAACTGACTTGATTAAAGCACAGAATGAGTTTGATGCTGTGACCTATGCAAATTTGTTTTCAGAAACTGCCATTGTTTTTGATGAAGGTAAAACGCATAAGGGAAGATTGGAAATAGAGGGCTGGATCGACCACTCAAACAAGAATTACAAAGCAGTGATGAAACCACTGGAATATACCGAAAACGGCACAACAAGTGTTTTGTCAGCAGAATGCTCGGGCACATTTCCAGGAAGCCCTATTACGCTGAAATTTCACTTTGATATTGTTGATGAACAAATTCAGCATTTAAAAATAACAGATTAA
- a CDS encoding XAC2610-related protein, whose product MKNLFYIIAILFLVSCKNPIKNTSSAKNTVKDSVSTKDTREVSINDTASTLEIPEIKYDTIVKVSKPFELNGILCNWENRIIFQVIYQEKNVSEIYVNLKNYKNKQILLETPLDVEDSVNYKSDGYFENLNNYYFKDFNFDGFKDFYFYSKGSNEMTSLTNIYLFNNQSKTFEYSEYLSASHIEDINKNGRKLITENSGMDYGITNTHYFDKFGKLKYTEVVTEYINPHNYKIYEKIINGEVVKRDSIFISKE is encoded by the coding sequence ATGAAAAACCTGTTTTATATAATTGCTATTTTATTTTTAGTGAGTTGTAAAAACCCAATTAAAAATACCTCTTCTGCAAAAAACACTGTTAAAGATAGTGTATCAACTAAAGATACAAGAGAAGTCTCTATTAATGATACAGCTTCTACATTAGAAATTCCCGAAATTAAATATGATACAATTGTCAAAGTAAGTAAGCCATTTGAGTTGAATGGTATTTTGTGTAATTGGGAAAACCGCATTATTTTTCAAGTTATTTATCAAGAAAAAAATGTGAGCGAAATATATGTAAACCTAAAAAATTATAAGAATAAACAAATATTACTTGAAACACCTTTGGATGTAGAAGACTCAGTTAACTATAAATCAGATGGGTATTTTGAAAATCTCAATAATTACTACTTTAAAGATTTTAATTTTGATGGATTTAAAGATTTTTATTTCTATTCAAAAGGAAGTAACGAAATGACCAGTCTAACAAATATTTACTTATTTAACAATCAGTCAAAAACATTTGAATATTCTGAGTATTTGTCAGCAAGTCATATAGAGGATATTAATAAAAATGGAAGAAAATTGATTACAGAAAATTCAGGAATGGATTATGGCATAACTAATACACATTATTTTGATAAATTCGGAAAGCTGAAATATACTGAAGTTGTTACAGAATATATTAATCCTCACAACTATAAAATATATGAGAAAATAATTAACGGAGAAGTTGTGAAAAGAGACTCTATATTCATCTCTAAGGAATAA